In Candidatus Jidaibacter acanthamoeba, the genomic window AACAACGCCGCTAAAACCGATATATTCGAGTATATTGAGTGCTGGTATAATAATAAACTTCGACATTCTTCTTTAGGATATTTATCTCCTAATGAGTTTGAAAACCTTTATTATAA contains:
- a CDS encoding IS3 family transposase translates to MSNNAAKTDIFEYIECWYNNKLRHSSLGYLSPNEFENLYY